Proteins encoded within one genomic window of Gigantopelta aegis isolate Gae_Host chromosome 2, Gae_host_genome, whole genome shotgun sequence:
- the LOC121382259 gene encoding armadillo repeat-containing protein 6-like encodes MAKQISQQTFDDVVRENMQEFEMDVEEAVQDAVEQFQSQGVGLDNIVKDASMYTGGDGEKPAVHPVVAALETLSQKLKESPSDGEIIQLLDAVRSECDIDLARRCLAGTNNGNSVLMKAMDKYKDNSEVLKSALKCFCSLVNGQPDVLDDAGTDLLLSLLGTHNSDAGILELVLRAIKLTCVKHEKNRQRYVEKKLVTELSELLSTFKKSPGVVKEVCGCFRVLTLDDDIRVPFGKSYDNAKLIVTEGNALKTILGICEDYKDNKSVLGESFSTLASLAVRDEFCQTVMELGGLNLILKTFQQSLKDKYLTRHVLIVLKALARNDNVKVAIVRAGGVEFVVEALIKHQANPSIAEAACAAITTIVLRNPHHAAKVMACGGHHHVIQAMKIHKTEPQLQKSACMALRNLVAREREYCDQVLALGAEELINEAISKHPICGDEAKAALRDLGCKVELKELWKGENHSIRA; translated from the exons TTCCAGTCCCAG GGAGTCGGCTTGGACAATATTGTAAAAGATGCCTCAATGTATACCGGGGGAGATGGTGAGAAACCAGCCGTTCATCCCGTTGTAGCAGCCCTCGAGACACTTTCACAGAAACTGAAGGAATCTCCTTCTGATGGAGAGATAATCCAGCTACTAGATGCTGTCAGATCGGAGTGTGACATTGACTTGGCTCGGCGGTGTTTAGCAGGAACCAACAATGGCAATTCTGTGTTGATGAAAGCGATGGATAAATACAAAGACAACAGTGAAGTCCTGAAGTCTGCGTTGAAGTGTTTCTGTTCTCTAGTTAACGGACAGCCAGACGTCCTTGATGACGCGGGCACGGATCTGCTTTTGAGCCTTCTTGGCACTCACAACTCTGATGCAGGCATTCTCGAGCTTGTGTTGAGAGCCATCAAGTTGACTTGTGTTAAACACGAGAAAAACAGACAGCGGTACGTCGAGAAGAAACTGGTTACAGAGTTGTCTGAATTGTTGTCGACATTTAAGAAATCCCCTGGGGTCGTTAAAGAAGTTTGTGGCTGCTTCAGAGTCCTCACTCTGGATGATGATATTCGGGTTCCGTTCGGGAAGTCTTACGATAATGCCAAGCTGATTGTTACGGAAGGAAATGCTCTGAAAACAATTCTTGGCATTTGTGAAG aTTACAAGGATAACAAGAGTGTTCTGGGTGAATCGTTTTCTACTCTGGCCAGTCTGGCAGTACGAGATGAATTTTGCCAAACAGTCATGGAACTTGGTGGATTGAAcctcattttaaaaacatttcaacaaagTTTGAAAGATAAG TATTTAACAAGGCACGTGCTAATAGTACTGAAAGCTCTGGCTCGGAATGACAACGTGAAGGTTGCAATCGTCAGGGCTGGTGGGGTGGAGTTCGTTGTGGAGGCGTTGATCAAGCACCAGGCTAACCCTTCGATAGCTGAAGCTGCGTGTGCCGCCATCACCACCATCGTCCTGCGCAATCCGCACCATGCTGCCAAGGTGATGGCGTGTGGCGGGCACCACCATGTCATCCAGGCAATGAAGATACACAAAACCGAACCACAGCTGCAG AAATCAGCCTGTATGGCTCTGCGAAACCTTGTTGCCCGGGAGCGCGAGTATTGTGACCAGGTACTAGCACTTGGTGCCGAGGAGTTGATTAACGAAGCGATATCCAAACACCCGATCTGTGGGGACGAGGCGAAGGCAGCACTCCGTGATCTCGGCTGTAAAGTGGAACTGAAAGAACTGTGGAAAGGAGAGAATCATAGCATACGAGCATGA
- the LOC121382257 gene encoding protein mono-ADP-ribosyltransferase PARP16-like — MLLKMSLRLLRISSSLPSLPEKTLSLLKWVLDSKGFSLKTLDRSEFSAIQKKTEHVTEVPAPHFIFEVIPSEANDNKFQQLRQDRDVFCAYHGSRVENFHSILHNGLAAHMNKISMFGEGTYLSGELAVSMTYSPTGLAWNNSELGSKLGCIAVCEMIDDPSVRCQAVQGSENGTSKSRARVQDSMAGDVPDKYYVVRNNEMIRVKYLLLYAEKTQSHATVLGKVSWFHRNKFAVMMAVYVLLLLAIGLANSKSFQFQMRKMFK; from the exons ATGCTGTTGAAGATGTCCCTCCGCTTACTTAGAATATCCAGTTCTCTTCCATCACTACCAGAAAAAACGCTTAGTCTTCTCAAATGGGTGCTTGATTCCAAAGGATTTTCTTTGAAAACATTAGACAGGAGTGAG ttcAGTGCAATACAGAAGAAAACCGAACATGTAACTGAGGTGCCTGCTCCGCATTTCATCTTTGAGGTTATTCCTAGTGAGGCAAATGACAACAAGTTTCAACAGTTACGGCAAGACAGGGATGTATTCTGTGCCTACCATGGGAGTCGTGTGGAGAACTTTCATTCAATTTTACACAATGGATTGGCAGCGCATATGAACAAA ATTTCAATGTTTGGAGAAGGCACGTACTTGTCTGGGGAGTTGGCCGTTTCGATGACATACAGTCCCACAGGTCTTGCTTGGAATAACAGTGAACTTGGTTCTAAGCTGGGTTGCATTGCTGTGTGTGAAATGATCGATGACCCCAGTGTCAGATGTCAAGCTGTACAAG GATCGGAAAATGGAACGTCAAAGTCTCGAGCAAGAGTCCAAGACAGCATGGCAGGAGATGTCCCTGATAAATATTACGTCGTTCGAAACAACGAAATGATACGCGTCAAATACCTCTTATTATATGCCGAGAAAACTCAAAGTCATGC AACGGTACTAGGTAAAGTGTCATGGTTTCATCGGAACAAGTTCGCTGTGATGATGGCTGTGTATGTACTGTTACTGTTGGCAATTGGACTGGCAAACTCGAAATCCTTCCAGTTTCAAATGAGAAAAATGTTCAAGTGA